From Streptomyces sp. TLI_235, a single genomic window includes:
- a CDS encoding 5'-nucleotidase, which produces MSTSGQTGRYRRTALAAAAAAGLLGTLLVPSVAEAHGHHKPKVEDLQLLAINDFHGNLEPPAGSSGTIKEVDPATGQVVSTPAGGVEYLATALREARKGHRNTLTVAAGDIVGASPLLSGLFHDEPTVEAMNKLGLDVTSVGNHEFDEGAKELLRLQDGGCHPTDGCYTKGRKFKGADFQYLAANVTNEKTGRPILDPYWITEVHGEKVGFIGVTLEGTPNIVTAAGVKGLKFGDEVETINKYTAVLKRKGVNAIVALIHEGGYPASTTYNFDCGAGGSGVSGPIVDIAKNIDPAVGAIVTGHTHNAYACAIPDKNGVPRSVTSAASFGRLYTEINLQIDKRSGAIVRPSVTAANHVVRRTVAKAPDMTKLIDTYNKMAAPIANRPIGHISADINGRGSADLEKPLGDVIADAQLAGMAPADKGGAQIAFMNPGGIRSDLVYKASAAEGDGVVTYGEAFTVQPFTNMMQVKTLTGAQIIQLLQQQVSGPNDAAPKILQVSKGFTYTLDMTKTGAGRVVVPSVKLNGTAIDPAASYRVAANEFLAGGGDGFPAFTSGTNTLVGPSDLELFNAYLTATGTAAAPLAPPARDRIALVGDGTDKD; this is translated from the coding sequence ATGTCCACATCCGGTCAGACCGGCAGATACCGCCGCACGGCGCTCGCCGCGGCCGCGGCCGCGGGCCTGCTCGGCACGCTGCTCGTGCCGAGCGTCGCCGAGGCGCACGGCCACCACAAGCCGAAGGTCGAGGACCTCCAGCTCCTCGCCATCAACGACTTCCACGGCAACCTGGAGCCCCCGGCCGGGTCCTCCGGCACCATCAAGGAGGTCGACCCGGCGACCGGCCAGGTGGTCTCCACCCCGGCCGGCGGTGTCGAGTACCTGGCCACCGCACTGCGCGAGGCCCGCAAGGGCCACCGGAACACGCTGACCGTGGCCGCCGGCGACATCGTCGGCGCGAGCCCCCTGCTCTCCGGCCTGTTCCACGACGAGCCGACCGTCGAGGCGATGAACAAGCTCGGCCTCGACGTCACCAGCGTGGGCAACCACGAGTTCGACGAGGGCGCCAAGGAGCTGCTGCGCCTGCAGGACGGCGGCTGCCACCCGACCGACGGCTGCTACACCAAGGGCCGCAAGTTCAAGGGCGCCGACTTCCAGTACCTGGCCGCCAACGTCACCAACGAGAAGACCGGCCGCCCGATCCTCGACCCGTACTGGATCACCGAGGTGCACGGCGAGAAGGTCGGCTTCATCGGCGTCACCCTGGAGGGCACGCCGAACATCGTCACCGCCGCGGGCGTCAAGGGCCTCAAGTTCGGCGACGAGGTCGAGACGATCAACAAGTACACGGCCGTGCTGAAGCGCAAGGGCGTGAACGCGATCGTGGCCCTGATCCACGAGGGCGGCTACCCGGCCTCCACCACCTACAACTTCGACTGCGGCGCGGGCGGCTCCGGCGTCTCCGGCCCGATCGTCGACATCGCGAAGAACATCGACCCCGCGGTCGGCGCGATCGTCACCGGTCACACCCACAACGCGTACGCCTGCGCCATCCCGGACAAGAACGGCGTGCCGCGCTCGGTCACCAGCGCCGCCTCCTTCGGCCGCCTGTACACCGAGATCAACCTGCAGATCGACAAGCGCAGCGGCGCGATCGTCCGCCCGTCGGTCACCGCCGCCAACCACGTGGTGCGCCGCACCGTGGCCAAGGCGCCGGACATGACCAAGCTGATCGACACGTACAACAAGATGGCGGCGCCGATCGCCAACCGTCCGATCGGCCACATCTCCGCCGACATCAACGGCCGCGGCTCCGCCGACCTGGAGAAGCCGCTCGGTGACGTCATCGCCGACGCCCAGCTGGCCGGCATGGCGCCCGCCGACAAGGGCGGCGCCCAGATCGCCTTCATGAACCCCGGCGGCATCCGCTCGGACCTGGTCTACAAGGCGTCCGCCGCCGAGGGCGATGGCGTGGTGACCTACGGCGAGGCGTTCACCGTCCAGCCGTTCACCAACATGATGCAGGTCAAGACGCTGACCGGCGCCCAGATCATCCAGCTGCTGCAGCAGCAGGTCAGCGGCCCGAACGACGCCGCGCCGAAGATCCTGCAGGTCTCCAAGGGCTTCACCTACACCCTGGACATGACCAAGACCGGTGCCGGCCGCGTGGTCGTCCCCTCGGTCAAGCTCAACGGCACCGCGATCGACCCGGCCGCCTCCTACCGGGTCGCAGCCAACGAGTTCCTGGCGGGCGGCGGTGACGGCTTCCCGGCCTTCACCTCGGGCACCAACACCCTCGTCGGCCCGTCCGACCTGGAGCTGTTCAACGCCTACCTGACCGCCACCGGCACGGCCGCCGCGCCGCTGGCCCCGCCGGCCCGCGACCGCATCGCCCTGGTCGGCGACGGCACCGACAAGGACTGA
- a CDS encoding cell wall-associated NlpC family hydrolase, which produces MVLRRAGAAAAAAAVVTVGFVGLITVGTFAASGTPRSNTNHLGISSGTVPAAYRPLIEKWGTLCPEISPPMLAAQLYQESGFDPTAKSPAKAYGMAQFLEGTWASYGVDANGDGRRDIWDPADAIASAATYDCALAKDVSTVPGDRQANMLAAYNAGPYAVIKAGGVPGYRETQGYVKNIQSLARSFTAPAPQTAIGLSQQAAGAIYFAQTKLGTPYLWGGEGLPSQQGRFDCSGLTQAAFASVGITLPRVANDQWYAGEHPSRDQLRPGDLVFFANDLSDPRSIHHVGIYVGGGYMIDAPHTGAVIRYDTINQRDYIGATRVTPDGAAALPVRNADGTISGGQGPAQS; this is translated from the coding sequence ATGGTACTCCGCAGAGCGGGCGCGGCCGCTGCCGCCGCAGCGGTGGTGACGGTCGGTTTCGTCGGCCTGATCACCGTCGGGACCTTCGCCGCCAGCGGCACGCCCCGGTCGAACACCAACCACCTCGGTATCTCCTCGGGCACGGTCCCGGCCGCCTACCGCCCGCTGATCGAGAAGTGGGGCACCCTCTGCCCCGAGATCTCTCCTCCGATGCTCGCGGCGCAGCTGTACCAGGAGAGCGGATTCGACCCGACCGCCAAGAGTCCGGCCAAGGCGTACGGGATGGCGCAGTTCCTGGAGGGCACCTGGGCCAGTTACGGGGTGGACGCCAACGGGGACGGCCGGCGCGACATCTGGGACCCGGCGGACGCCATCGCCTCGGCCGCGACCTACGACTGCGCGCTCGCCAAGGACGTCTCCACCGTGCCCGGCGACCGGCAGGCGAACATGCTCGCCGCCTACAACGCCGGGCCGTACGCGGTGATAAAGGCGGGCGGTGTCCCCGGCTACCGGGAGACCCAGGGCTATGTGAAGAACATCCAGTCGCTGGCCAGGAGCTTCACCGCGCCGGCCCCGCAGACCGCGATCGGTCTCTCCCAGCAGGCGGCCGGCGCCATCTACTTCGCGCAGACCAAGCTCGGCACGCCGTACCTGTGGGGCGGCGAGGGCCTGCCCTCGCAGCAGGGGCGGTTCGACTGCTCGGGTCTGACCCAGGCCGCGTTCGCGAGCGTCGGCATCACCCTGCCCCGGGTGGCCAACGACCAGTGGTACGCCGGCGAGCACCCCTCCCGGGACCAACTCCGCCCGGGTGACCTGGTGTTCTTCGCGAACGACCTGAGCGATCCGCGGTCCATCCACCACGTCGGGATCTACGTCGGCGGCGGGTACATGATCGACGCCCCGCACACCGGCGCGGTGATCCGCTACGACACCATCAACCAGCGGGACTACATCGGTGCCACCCGGGTCACGCCGGACGGTGCCGCGGCTCTGCCGGTCCGGAACGCCGACGGTACGATCAGCGGCGGCCAGGGCCCGGCACAGAGCTGA
- a CDS encoding undecaprenyl-diphosphatase has protein sequence MSTLLADTGNPDLGLLRAINGLAVSAPGWLDSAVSWVGEYGILLGLVAVCLVAWLQARRRPDAPVAVAGLLWAPLAVAIAELANLPISAIVDRPRPFVDHPELEVLVEGKEGTLSFVSDHSAMSMGIAVALLLVNRRLGLVAGGLALVQGFCRMYMGVHYPTDVIGGFALATAVVLLLAPLAMAVLVPFCHALTRTAAAPLVVARRRDAGGAGAGGGRSRRRREPAAAEQQAPESDLAA, from the coding sequence GTGTCGACGCTGCTCGCCGACACGGGCAACCCGGACCTGGGCCTGCTCCGCGCGATCAACGGCCTGGCCGTCTCGGCCCCGGGCTGGCTGGACTCCGCGGTCTCGTGGGTCGGCGAGTACGGCATCCTGCTGGGCCTGGTCGCGGTCTGCCTGGTCGCCTGGCTGCAGGCGCGCAGGCGGCCGGACGCCCCGGTGGCGGTGGCCGGCCTGCTCTGGGCCCCGCTGGCGGTGGCGATCGCGGAGCTGGCCAACCTGCCGATCTCGGCGATCGTGGACCGGCCGCGTCCCTTCGTGGACCACCCCGAGCTGGAGGTCCTGGTGGAGGGCAAGGAGGGCACCCTCTCCTTCGTGAGTGACCACTCGGCGATGTCGATGGGCATCGCGGTCGCCCTGCTGCTGGTGAACCGCCGGCTCGGCCTGGTCGCGGGCGGGCTCGCGCTGGTGCAGGGCTTCTGCCGGATGTACATGGGTGTGCACTACCCGACGGACGTGATCGGCGGCTTCGCGCTGGCCACCGCGGTGGTGCTGCTGCTGGCGCCACTGGCGATGGCGGTGCTGGTGCCGTTCTGCCACGCGCTCACCAGGACGGCCGCCGCGCCGCTGGTGGTCGCCCGCCGGCGGGACGCGGGCGGTGCCGGCGCCGGGGGCGGCCGCAGCCGCCGGCGGCGGGAGCCGGCCGCGGCCGAGCAGCAGGCGCCCGAGTCCGACCTGGCCGCCTGA
- a CDS encoding AAA domain-containing protein — MIGNLTDAFTSLMFGKVETTRLPVRTSTGQAQAVYLPTAAPGLGDSGVIIGREVYSGKGYVYDPFQLYGQQLPAPHWLVLGESGNGKSALEKTYVLRQLRFRDRQVVVLDAQGEDGVGEWNLIANALGIKSIRLDPMAARDGGVKLNPLDPSITTTGQLSLLRTIIEVAMGRGLEERAGFALKAAHAHVYATVKDRQPVLDDIITTLRNPELSSLESLGVAVDDVQSWGLDVALVLDRLVDGDLRGMFDGPTTAGIDLDAPLIVFDLSHIDRNSIAMPILMAIVGVWLEHTWLRPDRVKRIFLVEEAWHIINSPFVAQLFQRLLKFGRRLGLSFVAVVHHLSDVVDGAAAKEASAILKMASTRTIYMQKAEEARATGRVLGLPRWAVEIIPTLSPGIAVWDVNGNVQVVKHIITESERPLVYTDRAMTEDAVAERQRAEQQLAAEPMI, encoded by the coding sequence GTGATCGGCAACCTGACCGACGCCTTCACCAGCCTGATGTTCGGCAAGGTGGAGACCACCCGGCTGCCCGTCCGCACCTCGACCGGGCAGGCCCAGGCGGTCTACCTGCCGACGGCCGCGCCGGGCCTCGGCGACTCGGGCGTGATCATCGGCCGCGAGGTGTACAGCGGCAAGGGCTACGTCTACGACCCGTTCCAGCTGTACGGCCAGCAGCTGCCGGCCCCGCACTGGCTGGTGCTCGGCGAGTCCGGCAACGGCAAGTCGGCGCTGGAGAAGACGTACGTGCTGCGCCAGCTGCGCTTCCGCGACCGGCAGGTGGTGGTGCTGGACGCGCAGGGCGAGGACGGCGTCGGCGAGTGGAACCTGATCGCCAACGCGCTGGGCATAAAGTCCATCCGGCTCGATCCGATGGCGGCCCGGGACGGCGGGGTGAAGCTCAACCCGCTGGACCCGTCGATCACCACCACCGGGCAGCTGTCGCTGCTGCGCACCATCATCGAGGTGGCGATGGGGCGGGGCCTGGAGGAGCGGGCCGGCTTCGCGCTGAAGGCGGCGCACGCCCACGTGTACGCCACGGTGAAGGACCGCCAGCCCGTGCTGGACGACATCATCACCACCCTGCGCAACCCCGAACTCTCCTCGCTGGAGTCGCTCGGGGTGGCCGTCGACGATGTGCAGTCCTGGGGCCTGGACGTGGCCCTGGTGCTGGACCGGCTGGTCGACGGCGACCTGCGCGGCATGTTCGACGGCCCGACCACGGCCGGTATCGACCTGGACGCGCCGCTGATCGTCTTCGACCTGTCGCACATCGACCGGAACTCCATCGCGATGCCGATCCTGATGGCGATCGTCGGTGTCTGGCTGGAGCACACCTGGCTGCGGCCGGACCGGGTGAAGCGGATCTTCCTGGTCGAAGAGGCCTGGCACATCATCAACAGCCCCTTCGTGGCCCAGCTCTTCCAGCGGCTGCTGAAGTTCGGCCGCCGCCTGGGACTCTCCTTCGTGGCGGTGGTCCACCACCTCTCGGACGTGGTGGACGGCGCGGCCGCCAAGGAGGCCTCGGCGATCCTCAAGATGGCGTCCACCCGCACCATCTACATGCAGAAGGCCGAGGAGGCGAGAGCCACCGGCCGGGTGCTCGGCCTGCCCCGGTGGGCGGTGGAGATCATCCCCACCCTGTCGCCCGGTATCGCGGTGTGGGACGTCAACGGCAACGTCCAGGTGGTCAAGCACATCATCACCGAGTCGGAGCGCCCGCTCGTCTACACCGACCGGGCGATGACCGAGGACGCCGTCGCCGAGCGCCAGCGGGCCGAACAGCAACTGGCCGCCGAACCGATGATCTGA
- a CDS encoding DNA-binding FrmR family transcriptional regulator: MTTIQTRTEDTSTPDTATATGTPDTAADGDDITAQAGAARPHGPHGYSAQKNEHLKRLRRIEGQIRGLQRMVDEDVYCIDILTQVSAGTKALQSFALSLLEEHLRHCVAAAAEQGGAELDGKVAEATAAISRLLRT, translated from the coding sequence ATGACCACGATTCAGACGCGCACCGAGGACACCAGCACCCCCGACACGGCGACCGCGACCGGCACCCCCGACACCGCGGCCGACGGCGACGACATCACCGCCCAGGCGGGCGCCGCCCGGCCGCACGGCCCGCACGGCTACAGCGCCCAGAAGAACGAGCACCTCAAGCGGCTCCGCCGGATCGAGGGCCAGATCCGCGGCCTGCAGCGCATGGTCGACGAGGACGTCTACTGCATCGACATCCTCACCCAGGTCTCCGCCGGCACCAAGGCGCTGCAGTCCTTCGCGCTCTCCCTCCTGGAGGAGCACCTGCGGCACTGCGTGGCCGCCGCCGCCGAGCAGGGCGGCGCCGAACTCGACGGCAAGGTCGCCGAGGCCACCGCGGCCATCTCCCGGCTGCTGCGCACCTGA